From Campylobacter lari, the proteins below share one genomic window:
- a CDS encoding EI24 domain-containing protein produces the protein MNILYLSLQNFFSKPFLKFSFLPFFVSLIILALLVFYTYDIFFSYIEDVISGTFMAWFFSFSIVQFSLTFLSAIGGFFIVVFASVFLSMLIISFLTPYIVKKINQKYYNYFIQKEVNSLEVLLKTFKFILTFCVLFIIATFLLIIPFISIVIYYGVFYYLFHKLLLLDVLSNVLDKNSFNNFYKNSSPLNFKISTLIFFILSSIPLLGLFLQVFYVIFLTHLSYQKILNLEAKNNG, from the coding sequence ATGAATATTTTATATCTAAGCTTGCAAAATTTTTTTAGTAAACCTTTTTTAAAATTTTCTTTTTTGCCTTTTTTTGTTAGTTTAATTATTTTAGCCTTGCTTGTATTCTACACCTATGATATCTTTTTTTCTTATATTGAAGATGTCATTAGCGGAACTTTCATGGCTTGGTTTTTTAGCTTTTCCATAGTACAATTTTCACTTACATTTTTGAGTGCCATAGGTGGATTTTTCATAGTAGTTTTTGCCTCAGTATTTTTATCCATGCTAATTATTTCTTTTTTAACGCCTTATATAGTAAAAAAAATAAATCAAAAATACTACAACTATTTCATACAAAAAGAAGTAAATTCTTTAGAAGTTTTACTCAAAACATTTAAATTTATATTGACTTTTTGCGTATTATTTATAATCGCTACTTTTTTACTAATCATACCTTTTATAAGTATTGTGATTTATTATGGAGTTTTTTATTATTTATTTCATAAACTTTTACTCTTAGATGTATTAAGCAATGTCTTGGATAAAAATTCTTTTAATAATTTTTATAAGAACTCTTCACCTTTGAACTTTAAAATAAGTACTTTAATATTTTTTATTTTATCAAGCATTCCTTTACTTGGACTATTTTTACAAGTATTTTATGTAATTTTTTTAACTCATTTGAGTTACCAAAAGATCTTAAATTTAGAAGCTAAAAATAATGGATGA
- a CDS encoding methyl-accepting chemotaxis protein — protein MHELTNDATHQTSSLQESARALEQMNSTMSEISIKAQDVVKQSNDIKSVTTMISDIADQINLLALNAAIEAARAGEHGRGFAVVADEVRNLAERTQKSLGEIEANTNILAQSINDMGEAIKEEANDISQINESVATIEKLTQQNSQTAIHTNAIANEVDSLAQDILSETKKRKF, from the coding sequence ATGCATGAACTTACAAATGATGCCACACATCAAACCTCATCATTACAAGAAAGTGCAAGAGCTTTAGAGCAAATGAATTCAACTATGAGTGAAATTTCTATCAAAGCACAAGATGTAGTTAAACAAAGTAATGATATTAAAAGTGTTACCACTATGATTTCAGATATTGCTGATCAAATTAACCTACTTGCATTAAATGCAGCTATTGAAGCAGCTCGTGCAGGAGAACATGGTCGTGGCTTTGCTGTTGTTGCTGATGAAGTTAGAAACTTAGCAGAAAGAACTCAAAAGTCTTTAGGTGAGATTGAAGCTAATACTAATATCTTAGCCCAGTCTATAAATGATATGGGTGAAGCTATAAAGGAAGAAGCTAATGATATTAGCCAAATTAATGAGTCAGTGGCTACTATAGAAAAACTTACACAACAAAATTCTCAAACAGCAATACATACAAATGCTATTGCAAATGAAGTAGATTCTTTAGCACAAGATATATTAAGTGAAACAAAAAAAAGAAAATTTTAA
- the fldA gene encoding flavodoxin FldA, translated as MSVAVIYGSSMGNTEGAANMIAQKLGISDVLNIADINAEKINSYDKLICGTSTWGSGDFQDDWDSFDFSALNLSGKTVAVFGMGDSESYSDTYCSAMGKLAQALKAAGANLVGSVSTGGYTFESSDAVEGDKFVGLALDNDNHEDLTESRIDAWLEQIKPSFS; from the coding sequence ATGTCAGTAGCAGTAATTTATGGTAGCTCTATGGGAAATACCGAAGGTGCGGCAAATATGATCGCTCAAAAATTAGGAATTTCAGATGTGTTAAATATTGCAGATATTAATGCAGAAAAAATCAATTCTTATGATAAATTAATCTGCGGAACTTCTACTTGGGGAAGTGGAGATTTTCAAGATGATTGGGATAGTTTTGATTTTTCAGCTTTAAATCTTAGTGGAAAAACCGTTGCAGTTTTTGGTATGGGAGATAGTGAAAGCTACTCAGATACATATTGTAGTGCTATGGGAAAACTTGCTCAGGCTTTAAAAGCAGCAGGTGCAAATTTAGTAGGTTCAGTTTCTACAGGTGGTTATACTTTTGAATCAAGTGATGCGGTAGAAGGAGATAAATTTGTAGGGCTTGCATTAGATAATGATAACCATGAGGATTTAACCGAAAGTAGAATTGATGCTTGGTTAGAACAAATTAAACCTTCTTTTTCTTAA
- a CDS encoding DUF2325 domain-containing protein, producing the protein MSVLVIGADEITPIKAVLTNLGAKSIEHWDARNENRVNRKPIPQNTECIVMLTSFLNHNTMKKIKTEAKKRNIPLVCAKRSVSCVYCEYCKVFGLEQTYECTKKA; encoded by the coding sequence ATGTCAGTTTTGGTTATAGGTGCAGATGAAATTACTCCAATTAAGGCAGTTTTGACAAATTTAGGCGCAAAAAGTATAGAGCATTGGGATGCTAGAAATGAAAATAGGGTAAATAGAAAACCCATTCCACAAAATACTGAATGCATAGTCATGCTTACTAGTTTTTTAAATCACAACACCATGAAAAAAATTAAAACAGAGGCAAAAAAACGCAATATACCTTTGGTTTGTGCTAAACGCAGTGTGAGTTGTGTATATTGCGAATATTGCAAGGTTTTTGGTCTTGAACAAACTTATGAATGTACAAAAAAGGCATAA